Proteins found in one Magnolia sinica isolate HGM2019 chromosome 5, MsV1, whole genome shotgun sequence genomic segment:
- the LOC131246932 gene encoding uncharacterized protein LOC131246932 has translation MATKNGKIPIDLSIRIVRNWEDTYRWIPIIGSFIAFATAFSTGANSLPNPFSTSVGSGALTLFQASMAACVINVPGATFASNSTIDTMFADFLEENQPNEGFLMLSLLVVLITSVIWLTLATFLELPVSSQQSMQSALLGTMLVTKGVDFLSIKNKDKNQIFNGIGFVRIILEWIVAPPIAGLIAFCLFGFMKVFVLRQENAEKRILIFLPICFGISAGLLCFFLMFQVIPLVVDIGRWEAILAVSLATLTAALLSVIVVVPLARKRFDSAEKASINKRNESCKHHSAKNLDLSPNKRIDEEENFEDALKEYMEMRVLDTVYEEDERSCASPPIMLEPNQAPTMPSSFVASSQSAPFKQLLELTPNQLVQSRDFQRIDRTTPPPQRENFSKFWRKMKVSTFSTCIEYGQRTLIRHSLAEKFDEKIEDMLGFPHLLAACIFALIQSANEIAAVVGPYQAIIDIFSHRKNYSGNGEDLGPIQVVWWFRAIGGFSASMGFLLCGRRLIQCLGGKLTYVSNSRGFSSLLCSVATTIIVARMKLPVSSTHSFVGSLIGVGIADDPRNVNWKLFLKFICGWLGTILFCCGVASAIYSFTIYTPAYVVP, from the exons TTTTCGACATCGGTGGGGTCCGGTGCTTTGACACTTTTTCAGGCTTCGATGGCGGCATGTGTGATCAATGTGCCCGGGGCCACCTTTGCAAGCAACAGCACCATTGATACAATGTTTGCAGAT TTCCTGGAAGAGAATCAACCCAATGAAGGTTTCTTGATGTTGAGTTTGCTAGTCGTTCTGATCACATCAG TAATCTGGCTTACTCTTGCGACGTTCTTGGAATTACCGGTTTCATCTCAACAATCGATGCAGAGTGCTCTCTTAGGAACCATGCTTGTTACCAAAGGAGTTGATTTCTTGTCCATTAAAAACAAG GATAAAAACCAGATTTTCAATGGTATAGGCTTCGTTCGCATCATTCTCGAATGGATAGTTGCTCCGCCAATCGCTGGCCTGATCGCCTTTTGCTTGTTCGGGTTCATGAAGGTTTTCGTTCTTCGCCAGGAAAATGCAGAGAAAAGAATCCTCATATTCCTGCCTATCTGCTTTGGAATATCAGCTGGCTTGCTCTGCTTCTTTCTCATGTTTCAG GTTATTCCACTTGTTGTAGACATTGGAAGATGGGAGGCTATACTTGCTGTTTCATTAGCTACCTTGACTGCAGCTCTATTATCAGTG ATTGTGGTGGTTCCATTAGCTAGGAAAAGATTCGATAGTGCAGAGAAAGCTAGCATCAACAAAAGAAATGAATCTTGTAAGCACCATTCTGCTAAAAACCTCGATCTGTCCCCCAACAAGAGAATAGATGAAGAAGAGAATTTCGAAGATGCTTTGAAAGAGTACATGGAAATGAGAGTTCTTGATACTGTTTATGAAGAAGATGAGAGGAGTTGCGCGTCACCGCCGATAATGCTGGAGCCCAACCAAGCTCCAACAATGCCTTCTTCATTTGTGGCCTCGTCACAGTCCGCTCCCTTCAAGCAGCTTCTTGAATTGACGCCGAACCAGCTTGTTCAATCAAGAGATTTCCAGAGGATCGACAGAACAACACCGCCACCGCAGAGGGAGAATTTCTCCAAGTTCTGGAGAAAGATGAAAGTTTCCACCTTTTCAACT TGCATTGAGTACGGTCAACGTACGCTCATTCGACATTCTCTGGCTGAAAAATTCGATGAGAAGATTGAAGATATGTTGGGATTTCCACACCTTCTAGCTGCGTGCATTTTCGC CCTCATTCAATCTGCGAACGAGATAGCTGCGGTAGTGGGTCCATATCAAGCTATTATTGATATATTCAGCCACAGAAAAAACTATTCTGGAAACGGCGAAGATTTG GGTCCCATTCAAGTGGTCTGGTGGTTTAGAGCCATCGGAGGATTCAGCGCGTCGATGGGATTCTTGCTGTGTGGTCGGCGGTTGATCCAATGCCTTGGTGGGAAGCTAACGTATGTAAGCAATTCAAGAGGATTTAGCTCACTGCTCTGCTCCGTGGCCACCACCATTATAGTGGCTAGGATGAAGCTCCCAGTCTCGAGTACCCACTCTTTCGTTGGATCTCTGATTGGAGTTGGGATTGCTGATGATCCAAGA AATGTGAATTGGAAGCTCTTCCTGAAATTCATATGTGGGTGGCTTGGGACCATATTGTTTTGTTGCGGAGTTGCTTCTGCCATTTACTCATTTACCATATACACTCCTGCTTACGTAGTGCCTTGA